One genomic window of Treponema primitia ZAS-1 includes the following:
- a CDS encoding PIN domain-containing protein: MTYVLDACALIALLNEEEGKEKIDGLFTQAKAGKITLCISIINMLEVYYGFIGADGLERANEILFFCSGTMIANQSPVSPGLGIPALFPGVVPVPQERAPTLVGSAFFVPLGRF, translated from the coding sequence ATGACCTATGTATTGGATGCCTGCGCCCTCATTGCCCTGCTTAATGAAGAAGAAGGGAAAGAAAAAATTGACGGTCTTTTCACCCAAGCCAAGGCCGGAAAAATAACCCTCTGCATAAGCATCATCAATATGCTTGAAGTCTATTATGGATTCATCGGCGCCGATGGCCTGGAACGGGCAAATGAAATCCTGTTTTTTTGCAGTGGTACGATGATCGCAAACCAAAGCCCGGTATCCCCGGGCCTTGGTATCCCAGCCCTTTTCCCTGGGGTCGTCCCAGTTCCGCAGGAACGTGCCCCGACCCTGGTCGGCAGCGCCTTTTTCGTCCCCTTAGGGCGGTTTTGA